The DNA sequence ATACTTATTTTCGGCTATATTTTTTCAAAATTAAAGCTAATATTATTTTATCTCATTTTTTCTACAGTATACTCTTATATTCTTCATTTTATTTCGTAAATTCCATTATATCTTGAATAACCTTTTCTACATGACCGTCTACCTTAACCTTTGAGTATTTTTTTATTATCTTCCCTTCATTATTAATAATAAAGGTAGATCTTTCATTACCCATAACTTTTTTGCCATACATATTTTTTTCTTTAAACACATCAAAGGCCAAGGCAATTTTATGATCTGTATCAGATATTAAATCATAATCAATGTTATGCTCTATTGAAAATCTTTTGTGCCTATCTACCGAATCGCTACTCACCCCTATAACCTTAACTTTTAATTCATTAAACCTATCTAAATTTGCTTGAAAGTCCTTAACTTCTTTAGTGCATCCTGTTGTTCCATCTTTGGAATAAAAGAATATTACCGAAAAACCTTCATTATTTATTGGATTGATTTCTTTATTATCTTGATTTATAAACTAAAGTTCATTAGGAATAAAATCCCCTACATCCATATTTATT is a window from the Caldicellulosiruptoraceae bacterium PP1 genome containing:
- a CDS encoding peroxiredoxin: MNQDNKEINPINNEGFSVIFFYSKDGTTGCTKEVKDFQANLDRFNELKVKVIGVSSDSVDRHKRFSIEHNIDYDLISDTDHKIALAFDVFKEKNMYGKKVMGNERSTFIINNEGKIIKKYSKVKVDGHVEKVIQDIMEFTK